The Klebsiella sp. RHBSTW-00484 genome includes a window with the following:
- a CDS encoding L-serine ammonia-lyase: MISVFDIFKISIGPSSSHTVGPMKAGKHFVDTLQEKGLLHKVTRLVVDVYGSLSLTGKGHHTDIAIILGLSGYLPDTVDIDAIPGIICDVNTMHRLFIEEGQREIQFPVAECMRFHNEFLPLHENGMSITAFCDGKIVHFQTYYSIGGGFIVTEENFGKNQDAEVDIPFPFYSARNLLAHCQDNCLSISAVMMKNEIARHGRESVEQNMAKIWETMRNAINRGMNTEGILPGPLKVPRRASALHRVLAPQSQSITPLSAMDWVNMFAMAVGEENAAGGRVVTAPTNGACGIIPAVLAYYDRFIKAVTPEIYMRYYLTAGAIGILYKMNASISGAEVGCQGEVGVACSMASAGLAELLGGSPDKVCIAAEIGMEHNLGLTCDPVAGQVQVPCIERNAIAAVKAINSASMAMYRTSDPKVSLDKVIETMFETGKDMNAKYRETARGGLAIKVAVCES, from the coding sequence ATGATTAGCGTTTTCGATATTTTCAAAATCAGCATTGGGCCGTCCAGCTCACATACTGTTGGGCCGATGAAAGCAGGAAAACATTTTGTTGATACCCTGCAGGAAAAAGGCCTGCTGCATAAAGTGACTCGTCTGGTGGTGGATGTGTATGGCTCCCTGTCATTAACGGGTAAAGGCCACCATACCGATATTGCAATTATTCTTGGGCTGTCCGGGTATTTACCGGATACCGTTGATATCGACGCCATTCCCGGCATTATTTGCGATGTAAACACCATGCATCGTCTGTTTATTGAAGAAGGCCAGCGAGAAATTCAGTTCCCGGTGGCAGAATGCATGCGTTTTCACAATGAGTTTCTGCCGCTACATGAAAATGGCATGAGTATTACCGCGTTTTGCGACGGTAAAATCGTCCATTTTCAGACTTACTATTCCATTGGTGGCGGTTTTATCGTCACGGAGGAAAACTTTGGCAAGAATCAGGACGCGGAGGTCGATATTCCATTCCCGTTCTATTCTGCCCGCAACCTGTTGGCACACTGCCAGGACAACTGCCTGTCAATTTCTGCGGTGATGATGAAAAACGAGATCGCCCGCCACGGCAGGGAGAGCGTTGAGCAAAATATGGCGAAAATCTGGGAGACCATGAGAAACGCTATTAACCGGGGTATGAACACGGAAGGCATTTTGCCTGGACCACTAAAAGTGCCACGTCGTGCTTCTGCGCTGCACCGCGTGCTGGCACCGCAGAGCCAGTCGATTACACCACTGAGTGCGATGGATTGGGTCAATATGTTCGCGATGGCGGTAGGGGAAGAGAACGCTGCGGGCGGGCGAGTCGTTACCGCACCGACCAACGGTGCCTGCGGAATTATCCCGGCGGTACTGGCCTATTACGATCGCTTTATCAAGGCGGTGACGCCGGAAATCTATATGCGCTACTATCTGACCGCGGGTGCGATTGGCATTCTGTACAAGATGAATGCGTCTATTTCCGGGGCAGAGGTTGGTTGCCAGGGGGAAGTGGGGGTGGCCTGCTCGATGGCGTCTGCCGGACTGGCAGAGCTGCTGGGCGGCAGTCCGGATAAGGTATGCATTGCCGCGGAAATCGGCATGGAACATAACCTTGGTCTGACCTGCGATCCGGTGGCCGGACAGGTTCAGGTACCGTGCATTGAGCGTAACGCGATTGCGGCAGTGAAGGCCATTAACTCGGCCAGCATGGCGATGTATCGTACCAGCGATCCAAAAGTCTCACTGGATAAAGTCATCGAAACGATGTTTGAGACAGGCAAAGATATGAATGCCAAATATCGTGAAACAGCACGAGGCGGTCTGGCGATTAAAGTCGCGGTGTGCGAATCCTGA
- a CDS encoding NADP(H)-dependent aldo-keto reductase — MQYHRIPHSSLEISTLGLGTMTFGEQNSEADAHEQLDYAVSQGINLIDVAEMYPVPPRPETQGLTETYVGNWLAKRGNREKLIIASKVSGPSRNNDSSIRPDHKLDRKNIREALHDSLKRLQTDYLDLYQVHWPQRPTNCFGKLGYTWADSAPVVTLLDTLEALTEFQRAGKIRYIGVSNETAFGVMRYLHLADKHDLPRIVTIQNPYSLVNRSYEVGLAEVSQYEGVELLAYSCLAFGTLTGKYLNGAKPAGARNTLFSRFTRYSGEQTQKAVAAYVDIAKRHNIDPAQMALAFVRRQPFVASTLLGATTMEQLKTNVESLHLELSAEVLAEIEAVHQVYTYPAP, encoded by the coding sequence ATGCAGTATCACCGTATCCCACACAGTTCTCTTGAAATCAGCACGCTGGGGCTGGGCACAATGACGTTTGGTGAGCAGAATAGCGAGGCAGACGCACACGAGCAGCTCGACTATGCCGTCAGTCAGGGTATCAATCTAATTGATGTCGCTGAAATGTATCCCGTCCCACCGCGCCCGGAAACCCAGGGCCTGACGGAAACCTACGTTGGTAACTGGCTGGCTAAGCGCGGCAATCGCGAGAAGCTGATTATCGCCTCTAAAGTTAGCGGCCCTTCTCGCAACAACGACAGCAGCATCCGTCCTGACCATAAGCTGGATCGTAAAAACATCCGCGAGGCGCTACACGACAGCCTGAAGCGCCTGCAAACCGATTATCTCGACCTCTACCAGGTCCACTGGCCGCAGCGCCCAACCAACTGTTTTGGCAAGCTGGGCTATACCTGGGCCGACTCCGCTCCGGTCGTCACTCTGTTGGATACGCTGGAGGCGCTCACTGAGTTCCAGCGCGCCGGGAAGATTCGCTATATCGGCGTTTCTAACGAAACGGCGTTTGGCGTGATGCGTTATCTGCACCTGGCAGACAAACACGACCTGCCGCGCATTGTGACCATCCAGAATCCGTACAGTCTGGTGAACCGCAGCTATGAAGTGGGTCTGGCGGAAGTGAGTCAATATGAAGGTGTCGAGCTGCTGGCTTATTCCTGTCTGGCGTTCGGTACGCTGACCGGGAAATACCTTAATGGCGCGAAACCGGCCGGAGCGCGCAATACGCTGTTCAGCCGCTTTACTCGCTATAGCGGCGAGCAGACGCAGAAAGCGGTGGCAGCCTATGTCGATATCGCTAAGCGTCACAATATTGACCCGGCTCAGATGGCGCTGGCCTTCGTGCGTCGCCAACCGTTTGTCGCCAGCACCCTGCTTGGGGCGACGACCATGGAGCAGCTTAAGACTAACGTCGAGAGCCTGCATCTGGAGCTAAGCGCAGAAGTATTAGCAGAGATTGAAGCGGTGCATCAGGTTTATACCTACC
- a CDS encoding YgdI/YgdR family lipoprotein, with amino-acid sequence MKKWAVLISAVGLAFSVSGCSSDYVMATKDGRMILTDGKPAVDDDTGLISYEDQQGNKMQINRDDVSQIIKR; translated from the coding sequence ATGAAAAAATGGGCAGTATTGATTTCCGCCGTAGGACTGGCGTTCTCGGTTTCCGGTTGCAGCAGCGATTACGTGATGGCGACCAAAGATGGCCGTATGATTCTGACTGATGGTAAACCCGCAGTAGATGATGATACCGGTCTAATCAGTTACGAAGATCAGCAAGGTAACAAAATGCAGATCAATCGTGATGACGTTTCCCAGATTATTAAACGTTAA
- the thyA gene encoding thymidylate synthase, which produces MKQYLDLMQKVLAEGTQKNDRTGTGTVSIFGHQMRFNLQEGFPLVTTKRCHLRSIIHELLWFLQGDTNVAYLRDNNVTIWDEWADENGDLGPVYGKQWRSWPAPDGRHIDQISTVMEQLKNDPDSRRIIVSAWNVGELNKMALAPCHAFFQFYVADGKLSCQLYQRSCDVFLGLPFNIASYALLVHMVAQQCDLEVGDFVWTGGDTHLYSNHMEQTHLQLSREPRALPKLVIKRKPASIFDYRFEDFEIEGYDPHPGIKAPVAI; this is translated from the coding sequence ATGAAACAGTATCTTGATTTGATGCAGAAAGTGCTCGCTGAGGGCACGCAAAAAAATGACCGCACCGGAACTGGCACAGTCTCTATCTTCGGCCATCAGATGCGTTTTAACCTGCAGGAAGGATTCCCGTTGGTGACGACCAAGCGCTGTCATTTACGCTCCATCATCCATGAACTGCTGTGGTTCCTGCAAGGTGATACAAACGTTGCGTATTTGCGCGATAACAACGTCACCATCTGGGACGAGTGGGCGGATGAGAATGGCGATCTGGGACCGGTCTATGGCAAACAGTGGCGTTCATGGCCTGCGCCGGATGGCCGTCATATCGACCAGATCAGCACCGTGATGGAACAGCTGAAAAACGACCCGGATTCGCGCCGCATCATCGTCTCGGCATGGAACGTCGGCGAGCTGAACAAAATGGCGCTGGCACCGTGCCACGCGTTTTTCCAGTTCTATGTAGCGGATGGAAAGCTCTCTTGCCAGCTGTATCAGCGCTCTTGCGACGTGTTCCTCGGCCTGCCGTTCAATATCGCCAGCTACGCACTGCTGGTGCATATGGTCGCACAGCAATGCGACCTCGAAGTAGGTGATTTTGTCTGGACTGGCGGCGACACTCACCTGTACAGCAACCATATGGAGCAGACGCATCTGCAGCTGAGCCGCGAACCGCGCGCGCTGCCGAAGCTGGTCATCAAACGCAAACCGGCGTCGATTTTTGACTACCGTTTTGAAGACTTCGAAATTGAAGGCTATGACCCGCATCCGGGGATCAAAGCGCCTGTGGCGATTTGA
- a CDS encoding helix-turn-helix domain-containing protein codes for MRFSTMPDSEIISELCRRIKETRIQLGLSQIELAERAQVGAATIKRVELGESVTLSTLIGILRGLDRLHQLESVLFDSHIRTFNAQINTTTPSRIRIRKKTHQPKEKFAATAQTKEANATINEWYTSSASHSVVWSFQPPDAEKKG; via the coding sequence ATGCGTTTCAGTACGATGCCCGACAGTGAAATTATTTCTGAATTGTGCCGCAGAATTAAAGAAACGCGTATACAGCTTGGGCTGTCACAGATTGAGCTGGCCGAGCGCGCACAGGTCGGCGCTGCAACTATCAAACGCGTTGAATTAGGCGAGTCCGTTACTCTCAGTACGCTTATTGGTATTTTACGCGGTCTGGATCGTCTGCATCAGTTGGAGTCTGTTTTATTCGATTCACACATTCGTACCTTTAACGCGCAAATCAATACCACGACACCTTCCCGTATCCGTATTCGGAAAAAAACACATCAGCCAAAAGAGAAATTTGCCGCGACCGCACAGACCAAGGAGGCAAACGCTACCATTAACGAATGGTACACCTCATCGGCCTCTCACAGCGTGGTGTGGTCTTTCCAGCCACCTGACGCAGAGAAAAAAGGGTAG
- the lgt gene encoding prolipoprotein diacylglyceryl transferase: MNSGYLHFPEFDPVIFSIGPLALHWYGMMYLVGFIFAMWLATRRANRPGSGWTKNEVENLLYAGFLGVFLGGRIGYVFFYNLPVFLDDPLYLFRVWDGGMSFHGGLIGVILVMIIFAKRTKRTFFQVSDFIAPLIPFGLGAGRLGNFINGELWGRVDPSFHYTMIFPGSRAEDLALLPSHPEWQSLFDTYGALPRHASQLYEMALEGVVLFLILNLFIRKPRPTGSVSGLFLIGYGLFRIIVEFFRQPDAQFTGGWVQYISMGQILSIPMVLAGIIMMVWAYRCRPQQQNS; this comes from the coding sequence ATGAATAGTGGCTACCTGCATTTTCCGGAGTTTGATCCGGTAATATTTTCCATTGGACCGCTCGCCCTCCACTGGTACGGCATGATGTACCTGGTTGGGTTTATTTTTGCGATGTGGTTGGCCACCCGTCGGGCCAATCGTCCGGGCAGCGGTTGGACGAAAAACGAAGTTGAAAACCTGCTGTATGCCGGGTTCCTCGGGGTCTTCCTCGGTGGTCGTATTGGCTATGTATTTTTCTATAACCTGCCGGTATTCCTCGACGATCCGCTCTATCTGTTCCGCGTCTGGGACGGCGGGATGTCCTTCCACGGCGGCCTCATCGGTGTGATTCTGGTGATGATCATCTTCGCCAAACGCACGAAGCGCACTTTCTTCCAGGTCTCTGATTTTATTGCGCCGCTGATTCCATTTGGCCTGGGTGCCGGGCGTCTGGGCAACTTTATCAACGGCGAACTGTGGGGACGCGTCGATCCGAGCTTCCACTATACGATGATTTTTCCCGGCTCCCGTGCAGAAGATCTGGCGCTGCTGCCGTCGCATCCTGAGTGGCAATCGCTGTTCGACACTTACGGCGCGCTGCCGCGTCACGCTTCGCAGCTCTATGAAATGGCGCTGGAAGGCGTGGTGTTGTTCCTGATCCTGAATCTGTTTATCCGCAAACCACGCCCAACCGGTTCGGTCTCTGGCCTGTTCCTGATTGGCTACGGCCTGTTCCGCATCATCGTGGAATTCTTCCGCCAGCCCGACGCGCAGTTCACTGGCGGCTGGGTACAGTACATCAGCATGGGGCAGATTCTTTCCATCCCGATGGTGCTTGCGGGTATCATAATGATGGTCTGGGCGTACCGTTGTCGTCCGCAGCAACAAAACTCTTGA
- the rppH gene encoding RNA pyrophosphohydrolase has product MIDDDGYRPNVGIVICNRQGQVMWARRYGQHSWQFPQGGINPGESAEQAMYRELFEEVGLSRKDVRILASTRNWLRYKLPKRLVRWDTKPVCIGQKQKWFLLQLIGSDADVNMQTSSTPEFDGWRWVSYWYPVRQVVSFKRDVYRRVMKEFASVTMALAESAPKPQSAPAYRRKRG; this is encoded by the coding sequence GTGATTGATGACGATGGCTACCGCCCAAATGTCGGCATTGTAATCTGTAATCGCCAGGGCCAGGTCATGTGGGCCAGGCGCTATGGTCAGCACTCGTGGCAGTTCCCGCAAGGGGGCATTAATCCAGGAGAATCAGCAGAGCAAGCGATGTATCGGGAATTGTTCGAAGAAGTTGGGTTAAGCCGCAAAGATGTGCGGATCCTGGCTTCAACCCGTAACTGGTTGCGTTACAAATTACCTAAGCGTTTGGTGCGTTGGGACACAAAGCCGGTATGTATCGGCCAGAAACAGAAGTGGTTTCTCCTGCAATTGATCGGCAGTGATGCGGATGTCAATATGCAAACCAGCAGTACACCTGAGTTTGATGGCTGGCGATGGGTAAGTTACTGGTACCCGGTGCGCCAGGTGGTGTCGTTTAAGCGCGACGTTTACCGCCGGGTGATGAAAGAGTTTGCCAGCGTCACTATGGCGCTAGCGGAGAGCGCGCCTAAGCCGCAAAGCGCGCCTGCATATCGACGTAAAAGAGGTTAA
- a CDS encoding TerC family protein, with protein sequence MLFAWVTDPNAWLALGTLTLLEIVLGIDNIIFLSLVVAKLPTAQRAHARRIGLMGAMIMRLALLASIAWVVKLTNPLFTVFSQEVSFRDLILLLGGLFLIWKASKEIHESIEGEEEGLKTNVHSFMGAIVQIMLLDIIFSLDSVITAVGLSDHLFIMMAAVIISVLVMMFAARSIGDFVDRHPSVKMLALSFLILVGFTLMLESFDVHVPKGYIYFAMFFSIAVESLNLLRNKKNPL encoded by the coding sequence ATGTTATTTGCATGGGTAACCGATCCTAACGCCTGGCTGGCACTTGGTACGCTGACGCTGCTGGAGATAGTGCTTGGGATCGATAATATTATTTTCCTCTCTCTGGTTGTCGCAAAACTCCCCACCGCGCAACGGGCTCATGCCCGCCGCATCGGGTTAATGGGGGCGATGATCATGCGTCTGGCGCTGTTGGCGTCAATAGCATGGGTCGTCAAGCTCACCAATCCACTGTTTACTGTGTTCAGCCAGGAGGTCTCTTTTCGCGATCTGATTCTGCTGCTCGGCGGGCTGTTCCTTATCTGGAAGGCGAGTAAAGAGATTCACGAATCGATCGAAGGGGAAGAAGAAGGGCTGAAAACCAACGTCCATTCATTTATGGGCGCGATTGTGCAGATTATGCTGCTGGATATCATTTTCAGCCTCGATTCGGTGATCACCGCCGTTGGGCTGTCGGATCATCTGTTTATTATGATGGCTGCGGTCATTATCTCGGTGCTGGTGATGATGTTTGCCGCGCGTTCAATAGGCGATTTTGTTGACCGCCACCCTTCAGTCAAAATGCTGGCGCTGTCGTTTTTGATTCTCGTCGGCTTCACGCTGATGCTCGAAAGTTTCGACGTGCACGTGCCGAAAGGTTACATCTATTTCGCGATGTTCTTTTCCATTGCGGTTGAAAGCCTCAACCTGCTGCGAAATAAAAAAAACCCGCTGTAA
- the mutH gene encoding DNA mismatch repair endonuclease MutH has protein sequence MPIIAPLPSPPQSQEQLLAQAQQLAGYSLGELAALAGIPIPRDLKRDKGWIGILLEIWLGASAGSKPEQDFAALGVELKTIPVDFQGRPLETTFVCVAPLTGNSGVTWESSHVRHKLKRVLWVPVEGARTIPLAERRVGAPLLWSPSEEEDRQLRMDWEELMDLIVLGQVERITARHGEVLQLRPKAANSKALTEAIGTHGEPILTLPRGFYLKKNFTAALLARHFLLSSK, from the coding sequence ATGCCAATCATTGCGCCGCTCCCATCACCACCGCAAAGCCAGGAGCAACTGCTGGCCCAGGCGCAGCAGTTGGCAGGTTATTCGTTAGGTGAATTGGCCGCACTGGCGGGCATTCCGATCCCACGCGATTTAAAACGTGATAAAGGGTGGATCGGCATCCTACTGGAGATTTGGCTAGGAGCCAGCGCGGGCAGTAAACCCGAGCAGGACTTCGCCGCGCTGGGCGTTGAGCTTAAAACGATACCGGTCGACTTTCAGGGCCGTCCGCTGGAGACCACCTTCGTCTGCGTTGCACCGCTTACCGGCAATAGCGGCGTCACCTGGGAGAGTAGCCACGTGCGCCATAAGCTTAAGCGCGTATTGTGGGTACCCGTTGAAGGCGCGCGCACGATCCCGCTTGCCGAGCGCCGCGTCGGAGCGCCGCTGCTGTGGAGCCCGAGCGAAGAGGAAGATCGCCAGCTGCGCATGGATTGGGAAGAGTTAATGGACCTGATCGTTCTGGGGCAGGTTGAGCGTATCACCGCTCGCCATGGCGAAGTACTGCAGTTGCGTCCAAAAGCGGCGAACAGTAAAGCGCTAACCGAAGCCATCGGTACTCACGGCGAGCCCATCCTCACTCTACCGCGCGGGTTTTATCTAAAGAAAAATTTCACCGCCGCCCTGCTGGCCCGCCATTTCCTTCTCTCCTCTAAATAA
- a CDS encoding HAAAP family serine/threonine permease — protein sequence METVQNTLVARESSGWRKSDTVWMLGLYGTAIGAGVLFLPINAGVGGLVPLIIMAIIAFPMTFFAHRGLTRFVLSGKNPGEDITEVVEEHFGTGAGKLITLLYFFAIYPILLVYSVAITNTVDSFITHQLGLASPPRAILSLILIIGMMGIVRFGEKMIVKAMSVLVFPFVFALMLLALYLIPQWNGAVLDTLSLSSASVTGNGLWMTLWLAIPVMVFSFNHSPIISSFAVAKREEYGQDAERKCSRILGFAHIMMVLTVMFFVFSCVLSLSPENLAEAKAQNISILSYLANHFNAPVIAWMAPIIAMIAITKSFLGHYLGAREGFNGMVIKSLRGKGKSIEINKLNKITALFMLVTTWIVATLNPSILGMIETLGGPVIAMILFLMPMYAINKVPAMRKYSGHISNVFVVVMGLIAISAIFFSLFS from the coding sequence ATGGAAACCGTTCAAAATACCCTCGTTGCTCGCGAGAGCAGCGGCTGGAGAAAAAGTGATACCGTCTGGATGCTGGGTCTGTACGGTACTGCGATTGGCGCAGGGGTACTTTTCCTGCCGATTAACGCCGGGGTTGGGGGCTTAGTTCCGTTGATCATCATGGCAATTATCGCATTCCCTATGACGTTTTTTGCCCACCGTGGTTTAACCCGTTTTGTTCTCTCGGGCAAAAATCCGGGTGAAGATATTACCGAAGTGGTTGAAGAGCATTTCGGCACTGGTGCGGGTAAGCTTATTACGCTGCTCTACTTCTTCGCTATTTATCCGATTCTGCTGGTCTATAGCGTCGCAATTACCAACACGGTTGATAGCTTTATTACTCACCAGCTTGGCCTGGCGTCTCCGCCGCGCGCTATTTTGTCGCTGATTTTGATTATCGGCATGATGGGCATTGTCCGCTTTGGCGAAAAAATGATTGTTAAGGCCATGAGTGTGCTGGTATTTCCGTTCGTGTTTGCGCTGATGCTACTGGCGCTGTATTTGATCCCGCAATGGAATGGTGCGGTACTGGATACCCTGTCGCTGAGCAGCGCTTCGGTTACGGGTAATGGCCTGTGGATGACCCTGTGGCTGGCGATTCCGGTAATGGTTTTCTCCTTTAATCATTCGCCGATCATCTCCTCTTTTGCGGTGGCAAAACGTGAAGAATACGGTCAGGACGCTGAGCGTAAGTGTTCCCGTATCCTGGGCTTTGCCCACATCATGATGGTGCTGACCGTGATGTTCTTCGTGTTCAGCTGCGTGCTGAGCCTCTCTCCGGAAAACCTGGCGGAAGCGAAAGCACAGAACATCTCCATCCTCTCTTACCTGGCAAACCACTTTAACGCGCCGGTTATCGCCTGGATGGCCCCGATAATTGCGATGATTGCTATCACCAAATCCTTCCTCGGCCACTACCTCGGTGCGCGTGAAGGTTTCAACGGTATGGTGATTAAGTCCCTGCGCGGTAAAGGGAAATCAATAGAAATCAACAAACTGAACAAGATCACTGCGTTGTTCATGTTGGTGACCACCTGGATTGTAGCGACACTGAACCCGAGTATCCTGGGCATGATTGAAACGCTGGGCGGCCCGGTTATCGCGATGATTCTGTTCCTGATGCCGATGTATGCCATCAATAAAGTGCCGGCCATGCGCAAATACAGTGGTCACATCAGCAACGTTTTTGTGGTTGTGATGGGGTTGATTGCCATCTCCGCCATCTTCTTCTCTCTGTTCAGCTAA
- the ptsP gene encoding phosphoenolpyruvate--protein phosphotransferase, which translates to MLTRLREIVEKVASAPRLNEALDILVTDICAAMETEVCSVYLADNDRRCYYLMATRGLKKPRGRIVALAFDEGLVGLVGRLAEPINLADAQKHPSFKYIPAVKEGRFRAFLGVPIIQRRQLLGVLVVQQRELRQFDESEESFLVTLATQIAGILSQSQLTALFGQYRQTRIRALPASSGVAIAEGWMDVSLPLMEQVYEASTLDTASERERLTGALEEAANEFRRYSKRYSAGAQKETAAIFDLYSHLLSDARLRRELFAEVDQGAVAEWAVKKIIEKFAEQFAALSDGYLKERAGDLRTLGQRLLFHLDDSIQGPNTWPERIVLVADELSAATLAEVPQERLAGVVVRDGAANSHAAIMVRALGIPTVMGADIQPSLLHGHTLIVDGYRGELLVDPEPVLLQEYQRLISEENELSRLAEDDLERASELKSGERVKVMLNAGLSPEHEEKLGNFVDGIGLYRTEIPFMLQSGFPSEEEQVAQYQGMLQMFNEKSVTLRTLDIGADKQLPYMPISEENPCLGWRGIRITLDQPEIFLVQVRAMLRANAATGNLSILLPMVTSLDEVDEARRLIDRASREVEEMIGYAIPRPRLGVMLEVPSMVFMLPQLASRVDFISVGTNDLTQYLLAVDRNNTRVASMYDSLHPAVLRALAMIARDAERFGIDLRLCGEMAGDPMCVTILIGLGYRHLSMNGRSVARVKYLLRRIDINEAQELSHRSLEAQMTAEVRHQVAAFMERRGLGGLIRGGR; encoded by the coding sequence ATGCTCACTCGGTTGCGAGAAATAGTCGAGAAGGTCGCGAGTGCGCCGCGTTTAAACGAGGCGCTGGATATCCTGGTAACCGATATCTGCGCCGCGATGGAGACGGAAGTCTGTTCGGTTTATCTGGCTGACAACGACCGACGCTGCTATTACCTGATGGCGACTCGCGGGTTGAAAAAGCCCCGCGGGCGCATTGTTGCGCTCGCTTTTGATGAAGGCCTGGTCGGTCTGGTTGGCCGCCTGGCGGAACCCATTAACCTTGCCGACGCGCAAAAGCACCCCAGCTTTAAATATATTCCTGCGGTAAAAGAGGGCCGTTTTCGCGCCTTCCTTGGTGTACCGATCATCCAGCGGCGTCAGCTGCTGGGGGTACTGGTAGTACAGCAGCGCGAGCTGCGTCAGTTCGATGAAAGCGAAGAGTCTTTTCTTGTCACTCTGGCCACGCAAATCGCCGGCATTCTCTCTCAATCTCAGCTGACCGCGTTGTTCGGTCAATATCGTCAGACCCGCATCCGCGCGCTGCCCGCTTCATCGGGCGTCGCGATTGCCGAAGGCTGGATGGACGTCAGCCTGCCGTTGATGGAGCAGGTCTACGAAGCCTCGACGCTTGATACGGCTTCAGAGCGCGAACGGTTGACCGGCGCGCTGGAAGAGGCAGCCAACGAATTTCGTCGCTACAGCAAACGCTACTCTGCCGGGGCGCAAAAAGAGACCGCGGCAATCTTTGACCTCTATTCACACCTGCTTTCCGACGCGCGTCTACGCCGTGAACTGTTCGCCGAAGTCGATCAAGGCGCGGTGGCTGAGTGGGCGGTGAAGAAGATTATCGAGAAGTTTGCCGAACAGTTTGCCGCGCTCAGCGATGGGTATCTGAAAGAACGCGCGGGCGATCTGCGTACGCTAGGCCAGCGGCTGCTTTTTCACCTTGATGACAGCATTCAAGGTCCGAATACCTGGCCAGAGCGCATTGTGCTGGTGGCCGATGAGCTGTCAGCGGCGACTCTGGCGGAAGTCCCCCAGGAGCGTTTAGCGGGCGTGGTCGTTCGCGACGGCGCGGCGAACTCACACGCTGCGATTATGGTCCGTGCTCTGGGCATTCCGACGGTGATGGGGGCGGATATTCAGCCTTCGCTGCTGCACGGACATACCCTGATCGTCGACGGCTATCGCGGCGAGCTGCTGGTTGACCCGGAGCCGGTGCTGCTGCAAGAGTATCAGCGCCTGATCAGCGAAGAAAACGAACTCAGTCGCCTGGCTGAAGACGATCTCGAACGCGCATCCGAACTGAAAAGCGGTGAGCGGGTAAAAGTGATGCTCAACGCGGGCCTGAGCCCTGAGCACGAAGAAAAACTTGGCAATTTTGTCGACGGCATTGGTCTGTATCGCACCGAAATCCCCTTTATGCTGCAAAGTGGCTTCCCCTCTGAAGAGGAGCAGGTTGCGCAGTATCAAGGGATGTTGCAGATGTTCAACGAGAAATCGGTGACCCTGCGCACGCTTGATATCGGGGCGGATAAACAGCTGCCATATATGCCGATTAGCGAAGAAAATCCGTGCCTTGGCTGGCGTGGCATTCGGATCACGCTCGATCAGCCGGAGATCTTTCTGGTTCAGGTGCGCGCGATGCTGCGTGCCAACGCGGCGACCGGCAATCTCAGCATTTTGCTGCCGATGGTCACCAGCCTGGATGAAGTGGATGAGGCCCGCCGTCTTATCGATCGCGCCAGCCGTGAAGTGGAAGAGATGATCGGTTATGCCATTCCACGTCCGCGTCTTGGCGTGATGCTGGAAGTGCCCTCGATGGTCTTTATGCTGCCGCAACTGGCCAGCCGCGTCGATTTTATCTCCGTTGGCACTAATGACCTGACGCAGTATCTTCTCGCCGTGGATCGTAACAATACCCGAGTCGCCAGTATGTACGATAGCCTGCACCCGGCGGTACTGCGTGCGCTGGCGATGATTGCCCGTGATGCCGAGCGTTTTGGTATCGACCTGCGTCTTTGCGGAGAAATGGCGGGTGATCCGATGTGCGTGACGATCCTGATTGGTCTTGGCTATCGCCATCTGTCGATGAACGGTCGTTCGGTAGCGAGGGTGAAATACCTGTTGCGCCGCATTGATATCAACGAGGCTCAGGAGCTTTCTCACCGCAGTCTGGAAGCGCAAATGACTGCGGAAGTTCGCCACCAGGTTGCCGCCTTTATGGAGAGACGCGGTCTGGGCGGCCTGATTCGCGGTGGCCGCTGA